A region of Selenomonadales bacterium 4137-cl DNA encodes the following proteins:
- a CDS encoding FAD-linked oxidase C-terminal domain-containing protein gives MLNQQILANLTKIVGKENVFTTKEDLICYSYDSTPIDHMPDVVVAPVKTEEIAAIMKLANENRIPVVPRGGGTNLSGGSVPVAGGIVMALHRMNKILEIDTDNLTATAQPGVVTAAFHQAVEKEGLFYPPDPQSMFMSTLGGNVAENAGGPRGVKYGVTKDYVLGLEVVSPNGEVIRVGGKTIKNVSGYDLIRLFAGSEGTLGIITEITFRLVPLPEAKRTVLALFDRLDDAARTVSGIIKQRIIPTTLELMDQKTMELIESFKPVGFPLDAEGALLIEVDGSAGEVDRQIVIVEEICKTSGAREVKVAADAAQATQLWTGRRSAFGAMARNALQVLAEDATVPRSKVPDIVREIQRIAAKYQLTIPTLGHTGDGNMHPNILVQSNDEEELKRVDAAIDEIFRAALDLGGTLSGEHGVGLAKQKYMDWEFNSSSLNMMRAIKKAVDPNNILNPGKIFLRGE, from the coding sequence ATGCTTAATCAGCAAATATTGGCGAACTTGACCAAGATTGTGGGTAAGGAGAATGTCTTTACCACCAAGGAAGATCTTATCTGCTATTCGTATGATTCCACGCCGATAGATCACATGCCCGACGTTGTCGTGGCGCCGGTCAAGACGGAGGAAATCGCCGCGATAATGAAGCTGGCTAACGAAAATAGGATACCGGTGGTGCCCCGCGGCGGCGGCACCAACCTTTCGGGGGGCTCCGTCCCCGTCGCGGGCGGGATCGTAATGGCTCTTCACCGCATGAATAAAATTCTCGAAATCGACACCGACAACCTGACCGCCACCGCCCAGCCGGGGGTCGTCACCGCCGCCTTTCACCAGGCGGTGGAGAAGGAGGGGCTGTTCTATCCGCCCGATCCGCAGAGCATGTTTATGTCCACCCTGGGCGGCAACGTCGCCGAGAATGCCGGCGGCCCCCGCGGGGTCAAATACGGGGTGACCAAGGATTATGTTCTGGGGCTGGAGGTCGTGTCGCCCAACGGGGAAGTTATCCGCGTAGGGGGCAAAACCATCAAAAACGTCAGCGGCTATGACCTTATCCGCTTGTTCGCCGGCTCCGAGGGCACGCTCGGCATTATCACCGAGATTACCTTCCGCCTCGTTCCGTTGCCCGAAGCCAAGCGTACCGTGCTGGCCCTCTTCGACCGGCTTGACGATGCCGCCAGAACGGTATCCGGGATCATCAAGCAGCGGATCATTCCCACGACATTGGAGCTCATGGACCAAAAAACCATGGAACTCATCGAATCCTTCAAGCCGGTCGGGTTTCCGCTCGACGCCGAAGGCGCGCTGCTCATCGAGGTGGACGGCAGCGCCGGCGAGGTCGACAGGCAGATCGTGATCGTCGAGGAAATATGTAAAACCTCCGGCGCCAGGGAAGTAAAGGTAGCAGCCGACGCCGCCCAAGCCACGCAGCTTTGGACGGGGCGGCGGAGCGCGTTCGGGGCGATGGCCCGCAACGCTCTTCAGGTGCTCGCCGAAGACGCTACCGTGCCGCGGAGCAAGGTTCCCGATATCGTCAGGGAAATCCAGCGGATCGCCGCGAAATACCAACTGACCATCCCCACCCTGGGGCATACCGGCGACGGCAATATGCACCCCAACATTCTCGTCCAGTCCAACGACGAAGAAGAGCTGAAACGGGTGGACGCCGCCATCGACGAAATCTTCCGGGCGGCGCTCGACCTCGGCGGCACTCTCAGCGGCGAGCACGGCGTCGGGCTGGCGAAGCAGAAGTACATGGATTGGGAATTCAACAGCTCCAGCCTCAACATGATGAGAGCCATCAAAAAAGCGGTCGATCCGAACAATATTCTTAATCCCGGCAAGATATTCCTAAGGGGGGAATGA